Proteins found in one Mucilaginibacter gracilis genomic segment:
- a CDS encoding TlpA family protein disulfide reductase: MGFSYWYLYYSFKHDNKVKNSIPYDKYGSLLKKINTTFKGDVRDYVFYKFINLNLNAVINTYEEFKVAAKNTLPYLGNINSTLYQNELITLINKKEYELGKYKIGDAAQAFSLVDNKGIKHTLSDFKGKVVLIDFWASSCAPCREETPYLNKLYERYKSDSRVQIISIAVRDRKDAWQQALQHDKPKWLQLFDGDGKTSNYFTNAIPKFVVLDKAGLIINLDAPAPSNADKLETIIKTQIEKDK; this comes from the coding sequence ATGGGCTTTTCATATTGGTACCTTTATTACAGTTTCAAACACGATAACAAAGTAAAGAATAGTATTCCTTATGATAAATATGGCTCATTGTTAAAAAAAATCAATACGACCTTTAAAGGTGATGTTAGGGATTATGTTTTTTACAAGTTTATCAATCTTAATTTAAACGCGGTAATTAACACTTATGAAGAATTTAAGGTGGCTGCTAAAAACACTTTACCTTATTTAGGCAACATAAATAGCACGCTTTACCAAAACGAACTGATAACTCTCATAAATAAGAAAGAGTATGAGCTTGGTAAATACAAAATTGGAGATGCAGCACAAGCATTTTCGCTTGTTGATAATAAAGGAATTAAACATACGCTGTCAGATTTTAAAGGCAAGGTGGTTTTAATCGACTTTTGGGCTAGCTCATGTGCGCCATGTCGTGAAGAGACCCCTTACTTAAACAAACTGTATGAAAGATACAAATCTGATAGCCGTGTACAAATTATAAGTATTGCCGTACGCGATAGAAAGGATGCGTGGCAACAAGCATTGCAGCACGATAAACCGAAATGGTTGCAACTTTTTGATGGTGATGGTAAAACGAGCAATTACTTTACCAATGCCATACCTAAGTTTGTAGTGTTAGATAAAGCAGGATTAATAATTAATTTGGATGCCCCGGCACCAAGTAATGCCGACAAACTGGAAACCATTATTAAAACTCAAATTGAAAAGGATAAGTAG
- a CDS encoding efflux transporter outer membrane subunit, producing the protein MNVKYLSKLAAIAATATLILPSCKLRQPYVRPAAKTDSLYRGVNTSDTTGIGSLSWKQMFKDEHLQALIEEGIRNNYDLKIAITRIKQAEANLAQSKAAFYPTLSAGPQYTKQRTSYAQGGSLGITPNNLFQLSGSASWEVDIWGKLSSAKQGNLALLLQSYANRRSVQTQMIANIATDYYNLLAYDKQLAITRQTVESYKTDVETNKALKLANRVNEASVAQSEANRYAAEVTIPDLQNNITQTENAICVLIGRHAGAIQRDSLDVQQADSLVATGVSAQLLSNRPDVQEAEYNVRYYFEQINVARAYFYPSLTITAQGGWQSATIGSLFNTGSVFGSVVGGLTQPIFNHGLNKQRLEVAKAQYDEYVNTFQQTVLNAGQEVSNALSGYQSSKNKTATRNLQLDAWKRSVDYNRLLLKGGYVTYTDVLTSEQGYLAAQLSSVSDKLQQLTSVVTLYQSLGGGWK; encoded by the coding sequence ATGAACGTAAAATATTTAAGCAAGCTTGCCGCGATAGCTGCAACTGCTACACTCATACTGCCATCATGCAAACTAAGGCAGCCCTACGTACGCCCGGCTGCAAAAACCGATAGCCTGTATCGTGGTGTTAACACCTCCGATACAACCGGGATAGGTAGTCTTTCATGGAAACAAATGTTTAAGGATGAACATTTACAGGCTTTAATAGAAGAAGGAATCCGTAATAATTACGACCTGAAAATTGCCATAACCCGCATCAAACAAGCAGAAGCAAACCTGGCGCAAAGCAAGGCTGCGTTTTATCCAACGCTAAGCGCAGGGCCGCAATATACAAAACAGCGGACATCGTATGCTCAGGGTGGCTCACTTGGTATAACACCAAATAATTTGTTCCAGCTATCGGGCAGTGCCAGTTGGGAAGTTGATATTTGGGGTAAGTTAAGCAGCGCTAAGCAAGGTAACCTGGCCCTGCTGCTGCAAAGCTATGCCAATCGCCGATCGGTACAAACACAAATGATTGCCAACATTGCTACCGATTATTATAACCTGCTGGCTTATGATAAGCAGCTGGCGATAACCCGTCAAACTGTTGAGAGCTATAAAACTGATGTGGAAACCAACAAGGCACTGAAGCTGGCTAATCGTGTAAATGAAGCTTCCGTAGCACAAAGCGAAGCTAACCGCTACGCGGCAGAAGTTACCATACCCGATTTGCAGAACAACATAACGCAAACCGAGAACGCTATATGCGTTTTAATAGGCAGACACGCCGGCGCTATACAGCGCGACTCCTTAGATGTGCAGCAGGCGGACAGTTTGGTAGCAACCGGTGTATCGGCGCAGTTATTAAGCAACCGGCCTGATGTGCAGGAAGCTGAGTATAACGTACGTTATTATTTCGAGCAGATCAATGTGGCAAGAGCATACTTCTACCCTTCGCTTACGATTACGGCACAAGGTGGATGGCAATCGGCAACTATCGGCAGCTTGTTCAATACAGGGTCTGTATTTGGCAGTGTTGTAGGCGGTTTAACGCAACCCATTTTTAATCATGGGCTTAATAAGCAACGATTAGAAGTGGCAAAAGCACAATATGATGAATATGTAAATACTTTTCAGCAAACGGTTTTAAACGCGGGGCAGGAAGTTTCAAATGCACTGTCCGGTTATCAATCTTCAAAAAACAAAACGGCTACACGAAACCTGCAACTGGATGCCTGGAAAAGATCTGTAGATTATAACCGCTTATTATTAAAGGGTGGTTATGTAACTTACACGGATGTACTCACGTCAGAGCAAGGTTACCTCGCAGCTCAATTGAGCAGTGTCAGCGATAAATTGCAGCAGTTAACCTCGGTAGTAACGCTTTACCAAAGCCTTGGCGGCGGTTGGAAATAA
- a CDS encoding efflux RND transporter permease subunit, which yields MLKIFIERPVLSTVISVMLVILGVLAYLGLPVSQYPEIAPPTVQVTATYTGAGASVIQRNVIVPLEEQINGVEGMTYMTSTATNDGSATITIYFKLGTNPDINAVNVQNRVSIASSVLPAEVTKAGVTVQKQQSSNLLFFALKSSNPAYDQTFLNNYANINIIPEIKRIDGVGSASAFGSKDYAMRIWLKPEVMSSYGLTPTDVNNALAEQNIDAAPGKFGENSNQVFQYSIQYTGKLLDTTQFGNMVMRSNADGSVLRLRDIARIELGSLNYSSTLSTDNEPSVVIAVSQVSGSNAQTIIKQAIATLDKDAPSFPKGVSYVSLYNANDFLSASIDKVVETLVEAYILVFIVVFIFLQDFRSTLIPGISVLVSIVGTFACLSLFGFSINLLTLFALVLAIGIVVDDAIVVVEAVHAKLDEGYKSAHDAAIDSMSELGGTIVAITLVMAAVFIPVSFISGSSGVFFKQFGLTLASAIVISAINALTLSPALCALFLKPHDEHETTQKSLLKRFYTSFNTAFDTLKNKYQNSIGILNRKRWIVPVMVLGFTALLVFCMKTTPGGFVPNEDQGTIFADISLPPGTSLEKTIAVTEMVDKLAASIPSIENRGMVTGQSIINGAGSNFALGIIKLKTWDERKGVKADDVIGQLFGMTAAIKGAKILFFAPPTVPGFGNSSGFTIELQDKTGGSIADFYKVAGGFLGALNQRPEILYGATGFNPNYPQFLMSVNVPRAKQAGVLISDITSTMQGYYGGVYASTFNQFGKQYRVMVQADYQYRKNALSLDNIYVKNSAGTMAPVSEFVTLKPINGPQSLSRFNLFNNISVIGSPKPGFSSGDALKAVQEVAAKTLPAGYTFDYSGLSREEVSSGSKTIFIYVLCIVFVFFLLSALYESYIIPLAVLCSLPVGLAGVYLFAKLMGLDNNIYMQISVVMLIGLLAKNAILIIQYAVARRKKGMPIVQAAVEAATARLRPILMTSLAFIFGLMPLMFSSGVGAAGNRSIGTGAVGGMLVGTVFGVFVIPILYILFQTLQEKFSGSGHPKESNSETASAH from the coding sequence ATGCTTAAAATATTCATCGAAAGACCGGTATTATCAACTGTAATATCAGTCATGCTCGTGATACTTGGCGTATTGGCCTACCTCGGTCTGCCGGTATCACAATACCCCGAGATAGCGCCTCCTACCGTACAGGTAACTGCAACTTATACAGGTGCAGGGGCCAGCGTTATTCAACGTAACGTAATTGTACCGCTGGAAGAACAGATTAATGGTGTTGAAGGAATGACTTACATGACCTCAACTGCAACTAATGATGGCAGCGCCACCATTACCATCTATTTTAAATTAGGCACCAACCCCGATATTAACGCCGTAAATGTTCAAAACAGAGTATCTATTGCCAGCAGCGTGTTGCCGGCCGAAGTAACTAAGGCCGGTGTAACCGTACAGAAACAACAAAGCAGTAACCTGCTGTTTTTCGCGCTAAAAAGTAGTAACCCGGCATACGATCAAACCTTTTTGAACAACTATGCCAACATCAACATTATCCCCGAAATTAAAAGGATTGACGGCGTTGGCAGCGCATCTGCTTTTGGCAGTAAAGATTATGCCATGCGCATATGGCTTAAACCCGAGGTAATGTCCAGCTATGGGCTAACACCAACCGATGTTAACAACGCACTTGCCGAACAGAACATTGATGCAGCACCAGGAAAGTTTGGCGAAAATAGTAACCAGGTTTTTCAATACAGTATTCAGTACACCGGGAAACTGCTTGATACTACTCAATTCGGTAATATGGTGATGCGCTCCAATGCCGACGGTTCGGTATTACGCCTGCGTGATATTGCCCGCATTGAACTGGGTTCGTTAAATTACTCATCAACCTTAAGTACGGACAATGAACCTTCCGTGGTTATTGCAGTCAGCCAGGTATCGGGATCAAATGCCCAAACCATTATTAAGCAGGCCATAGCCACACTTGATAAGGATGCACCATCTTTTCCAAAAGGCGTAAGTTATGTTTCGCTGTATAATGCTAATGATTTCTTAAGTGCTTCCATCGACAAGGTTGTAGAAACCCTGGTTGAGGCTTACATACTGGTATTTATTGTTGTATTTATATTCCTTCAGGATTTCAGGTCAACACTTATCCCGGGCATTTCTGTACTGGTTTCTATCGTTGGTACATTTGCCTGCCTTAGCTTATTCGGTTTTTCTATAAATCTGCTTACCCTGTTTGCTTTGGTGCTGGCTATAGGTATTGTGGTAGATGATGCGATTGTGGTTGTTGAGGCCGTCCATGCCAAACTTGATGAAGGATACAAATCGGCACATGACGCAGCCATTGATTCTATGAGCGAGTTAGGTGGAACTATTGTAGCGATTACCCTGGTTATGGCTGCGGTATTTATCCCGGTTTCGTTTATCAGCGGCAGCTCCGGTGTGTTTTTCAAACAGTTTGGGTTAACACTGGCATCAGCAATTGTGATATCTGCCATTAATGCTTTAACACTCAGCCCTGCGCTGTGCGCATTGTTCCTGAAACCACATGATGAGCATGAAACAACCCAAAAAAGTCTTTTAAAACGGTTTTACACCAGCTTTAACACCGCGTTTGATACCCTAAAAAATAAGTACCAAAATTCCATAGGAATTTTAAACCGCAAACGCTGGATTGTACCTGTTATGGTACTTGGTTTTACCGCCTTGCTGGTATTTTGCATGAAAACCACACCCGGAGGATTTGTTCCTAACGAGGATCAGGGTACCATATTTGCCGATATTAGCCTTCCACCAGGTACTTCGCTCGAAAAAACAATAGCAGTAACAGAGATGGTTGATAAGCTTGCCGCAAGCATACCCAGCATAGAAAACAGGGGAATGGTTACCGGGCAAAGTATCATTAACGGTGCAGGCAGCAACTTTGCACTTGGTATCATTAAACTAAAGACATGGGATGAAAGGAAAGGTGTAAAAGCTGACGATGTTATAGGGCAGCTTTTTGGTATGACTGCCGCTATTAAAGGCGCCAAGATATTGTTTTTTGCCCCGCCAACCGTACCAGGATTTGGTAATTCAAGCGGTTTTACCATTGAATTACAAGATAAAACAGGCGGCAGTATAGCCGATTTTTATAAAGTTGCCGGCGGTTTCTTAGGAGCGCTGAACCAACGTCCGGAGATTTTATATGGTGCCACCGGATTTAATCCCAATTATCCACAATTCCTCATGTCCGTTAATGTGCCCAGGGCCAAACAGGCGGGCGTATTAATCAGCGATATCACCAGTACGATGCAGGGTTACTATGGCGGCGTATATGCATCCACCTTTAACCAGTTTGGTAAGCAATACCGTGTGATGGTGCAGGCTGATTACCAATACCGTAAGAATGCGCTGAGCCTGGATAATATTTATGTTAAAAATTCTGCGGGAACTATGGCGCCAGTATCAGAGTTTGTTACCCTTAAGCCAATAAACGGGCCGCAAAGTTTATCACGATTCAATTTATTCAACAACATATCGGTGATAGGCTCGCCCAAGCCCGGTTTCAGCAGCGGCGATGCATTGAAGGCTGTACAGGAGGTTGCTGCAAAAACTTTACCTGCCGGTTACACCTTTGATTATTCCGGTTTATCACGGGAAGAAGTTAGTTCGGGCAGTAAAACGATATTCATTTATGTGCTGTGTATCGTATTCGTTTTCTTTTTACTGAGCGCGCTGTACGAAAGTTATATCATACCGCTTGCGGTACTCTGCTCGCTACCTGTGGGTTTGGCCGGCGTTTACTTGTTTGCCAAGTTAATGGGGCTCGATAACAATATTTATATGCAAATATCAGTGGTCATGCTCATCGGCTTATTGGCTAAAAATGCGATCCTGATTATACAGTATGCAGTAGCACGGCGCAAAAAGGGAATGCCCATTGTACAAGCGGCTGTTGAAGCGGCCACTGCCCGTTTGCGCCCCATATTAATGACCTCGCTGGCTTTCATCTTCGGCCTGATGCCGCTCATGTTCTCTTCGGGAGTTGGGGCAGCAGGTAACAGATCGATTGGTACTGGCGCCGTAGGCGGCATGCTGGTTGGCACTGTTTTCGGCGTATTTGTTATTCCAATATTGTATATCCTGTTCCAAACATTACAGGAAAAATTTAGCGGAAGTGGTCATCCCAAAGAGTCAAATAGTGAAACAGCATCTGCCCACTAA
- a CDS encoding efflux RND transporter periplasmic adaptor subunit — MKNNHFMKWTPSINHKMTFTLLPSLLVLLAACHSGPPAGGQQGPAGPMPYKTATVYSGPATMYYTYPATIQGEQDIEIRPKVDGFIEQIFVDEGAVVHKGQPLFKLRNPQYDAALRTAEASVKIGEADVLTAEMNVEKVRPLVKQNIISEYELKSDEYTLQSKRASLASAKADLLNAKVNLGYTYLTSPADGVISKIPYKVGTLITSTSTNPLTTVYNTHNIYVYFSLNEKQLLEFLRVTKGKTLKDKLATTADVSLVLPDGTEYPLKGRLVTASGLVSTETGSVSFRADFPNTLGLIRSGNSATIKIPVNINSATLIPQNATYDMQGKKFVYTLSDKDSTVNTGVQLSENPIGNLYVVQSGLKSGDKIVIEGVGNLKPGVAIKPIPANTDSLYADAKTPTTNSLKHK, encoded by the coding sequence ATGAAAAATAACCACTTTATGAAATGGACCCCTTCGATCAATCATAAGATGACATTCACGCTATTGCCATCTTTACTTGTATTACTGGCAGCTTGTCATAGCGGGCCGCCTGCCGGAGGCCAGCAAGGGCCTGCCGGCCCCATGCCATATAAAACAGCTACGGTTTATTCAGGGCCAGCTACCATGTATTATACCTATCCGGCAACGATACAAGGAGAACAGGATATAGAGATTCGCCCAAAAGTTGACGGTTTTATAGAACAGATATTTGTTGATGAGGGTGCCGTGGTACATAAGGGGCAGCCACTGTTCAAACTAAGAAACCCCCAATACGACGCTGCTTTACGAACCGCCGAGGCATCCGTTAAAATAGGAGAAGCAGATGTGCTGACGGCTGAAATGAACGTTGAAAAGGTCAGACCACTGGTTAAACAAAATATAATCAGCGAATATGAATTAAAGTCAGACGAGTATACCTTACAGTCTAAACGCGCATCACTGGCATCGGCAAAAGCCGACCTGTTAAATGCAAAAGTAAACCTGGGTTATACTTATTTAACCAGCCCTGCAGATGGTGTGATCAGTAAAATACCTTATAAAGTTGGAACCCTGATTACCAGCACTTCAACCAATCCGCTAACCACTGTCTATAATACACATAACATTTATGTGTATTTCTCGCTAAATGAAAAACAGCTGCTTGAGTTTTTAAGGGTTACCAAAGGCAAAACACTGAAGGACAAACTGGCCACTACTGCAGATGTTTCGCTGGTACTACCCGATGGTACGGAATATCCGCTAAAAGGAAGATTGGTCACTGCCAGCGGTTTGGTTAGCACCGAAACCGGTTCGGTAAGTTTCCGGGCAGACTTTCCTAACACCCTTGGTTTGATCCGCAGTGGTAACAGTGCTACCATAAAAATACCGGTTAATATAAATAGCGCTACACTTATACCTCAAAATGCAACTTATGATATGCAGGGCAAAAAATTTGTTTACACCTTGAGTGATAAGGATAGTACCGTAAATACAGGTGTACAGTTATCCGAGAACCCAATCGGTAATTTATATGTGGTTCAAAGCGGTTTAAAAAGTGGCGATAAAATAGTGATAGAAGGTGTAGGTAACCTAAAACCAGGCGTAGCCATAAAACCCATACCGGCCAACACCGATAGTTTGTATGCCGATGCCAAAACCCCGACTACAAACAGCTTAAAACACAAATAA
- a CDS encoding TetR/AcrR family transcriptional regulator — protein sequence METLATDTEQLIKDTAKKVFFVDGNIHATTQDIADAAGINRASIHYYYRSRKLLFDKVFTEAITEMRSKMHLIAVQNLPIREKTGEFIDFFFEKSLQHPYLELFVITERNSNNTLKLAMTEINKDDMHKELDNEIQKEVAKGLMKPITANHFVMTMISLCSFPFLGRSIVQGAINVDDETYSKMLTERKKIILQLFFLDV from the coding sequence ATGGAAACTTTAGCTACAGATACAGAACAACTAATTAAGGATACGGCAAAAAAAGTATTTTTTGTAGATGGCAACATACATGCAACCACCCAGGATATTGCCGATGCTGCCGGCATAAACCGCGCCTCTATACATTATTATTACCGCAGTCGTAAATTGCTTTTTGATAAGGTTTTTACCGAAGCTATTACTGAGATGAGGAGCAAAATGCATTTAATAGCCGTTCAGAATTTACCCATAAGAGAAAAAACCGGAGAATTTATTGATTTCTTTTTTGAAAAGTCGCTACAACACCCTTACCTGGAATTATTTGTGATCACTGAGCGGAATTCAAACAACACTTTGAAGCTTGCGATGACTGAAATCAATAAAGATGATATGCATAAGGAACTGGACAACGAGATTCAAAAAGAAGTGGCAAAAGGTCTTATGAAACCAATTACCGCCAATCACTTTGTTATGACCATGATCTCTTTATGTTCTTTCCCTTTTTTGGGGAGATCTATCGTTCAGGGCGCTATAAATGTTGACGATGAAACTTACAGTAAAATGTTAACCGAACGAAAAAAAATAATTTTGCAATTGTTTTTTTTGGATGTCTGA
- a CDS encoding TMEM175 family protein, with the protein MKAPSFEDLNIGRVETFSDGVFTVVATLLVFDLHFPHINHPTNANVWMAILSTLPKLIAWINSFLVVCVIWMNHHRFIQILKRIDPTIFWLNNLLLMFISLLPFPTNLMGEYVGNNSATCFYGLCMAMPTLFFSGMGNYLTKHTQLLKVEFDIDILRKSARLHSFLGPSAYLAGAALSWVNSWLAILIYTTITLYFIFPRIRLL; encoded by the coding sequence ATGAAAGCGCCTAGTTTTGAAGATCTAAACATCGGCCGGGTCGAAACATTCAGTGACGGAGTTTTTACTGTTGTAGCAACTTTGTTGGTGTTCGACCTGCATTTTCCCCATATAAATCATCCAACGAATGCAAATGTATGGATGGCCATCCTGTCAACTTTGCCTAAATTAATTGCCTGGATCAATAGTTTTTTAGTGGTGTGTGTGATCTGGATGAATCATCACCGTTTCATACAAATTCTGAAAAGGATTGATCCAACTATTTTTTGGTTAAATAACCTGCTATTGATGTTCATTTCACTATTGCCATTCCCTACTAATTTAATGGGCGAGTATGTAGGAAATAATTCAGCTACATGCTTTTACGGATTGTGCATGGCGATGCCTACTTTATTTTTTTCGGGTATGGGTAATTATCTCACAAAGCATACCCAATTACTAAAAGTGGAATTTGACATCGACATTTTAAGAAAGAGCGCCCGTCTACACAGCTTTTTAGGGCCGTCTGCTTATTTAGCTGGTGCGGCCTTAAGTTGGGTGAATAGCTGGTTAGCTATATTGATTTATACAACAATCACTTTATACTTCATCTTTCCGCGGATAAGGTTACTATGA
- a CDS encoding efflux RND transporter periplasmic adaptor subunit has translation MKKSNKIIVIIVLLGLVVFTVFKLLSNKKEVEARVYRPAVNTKAIVQADTVKGADFKIATPFLGAFSPNRAVTIASETSGKVITVGIEEGSMVKTGSLIARLDDGVLRAQLSSAMASLGNNQNTLKRYESAPTGVTQLQMDNARTQVLTSQAQIEQLNTQIKQYTIKAPFTGVVTARNFDLGAIVSPGNPMATLIDIATLKLEISVPEKYIPQFKNGMIMDVKTDVYPDAVFKGVVNYVSSDADVSHNYMVKFLVTNKAQTPLRSGMYGRVTMGSSPLQNAFSIPRSALLGSSKRPQVYIAEQGVARLHDIETGASNDTRIQVTKGLNINDIVITGGLVNLTEGTKVEIK, from the coding sequence ATGAAAAAATCAAACAAAATCATTGTTATTATAGTCCTTCTTGGCCTTGTGGTATTTACGGTCTTCAAACTATTATCTAATAAAAAAGAGGTGGAAGCCAGGGTTTACCGGCCTGCGGTGAATACAAAAGCCATTGTACAGGCAGATACCGTTAAAGGCGCTGACTTTAAAATTGCAACCCCTTTTTTAGGGGCTTTTTCACCAAATAGAGCCGTTACTATCGCATCAGAAACTTCCGGAAAGGTAATTACCGTTGGCATAGAGGAAGGTAGTATGGTAAAGACCGGCAGTCTGATTGCCCGCCTGGATGATGGTGTATTGCGTGCCCAGCTCAGCTCTGCAATGGCTAGCCTTGGCAACAATCAAAACACTTTGAAACGTTATGAATCAGCACCAACGGGAGTTACGCAACTGCAAATGGATAACGCACGAACGCAGGTGCTGACCAGCCAGGCTCAAATAGAGCAGTTGAACACGCAAATTAAACAATATACGATTAAAGCTCCATTTACCGGTGTTGTTACCGCAAGGAATTTCGACCTCGGGGCTATTGTATCCCCTGGAAACCCGATGGCAACGCTGATTGATATTGCTACTTTAAAGCTTGAGATAAGCGTACCTGAAAAATATATCCCGCAATTTAAAAATGGGATGATAATGGATGTTAAAACGGACGTTTATCCCGACGCGGTATTTAAAGGCGTTGTGAATTATGTGTCCAGTGATGCCGATGTTTCTCATAATTACATGGTAAAATTTTTAGTGACTAACAAAGCCCAAACCCCTTTGCGGTCTGGTATGTATGGTCGTGTAACAATGGGTAGTTCCCCTTTGCAAAATGCCTTTAGCATACCGCGTTCAGCCTTACTGGGGTCTTCTAAAAGGCCACAGGTTTACATAGCCGAGCAAGGTGTAGCCAGGTTGCACGATATTGAGACAGGTGCCAGTAATGACACGCGAATACAAGTAACAAAAGGTTTAAATATCAATGATATCGTGATCACAGGCGGACTTGTAAACCTGACCGAAGGTACGAAGGTCGAAATAAAATAG
- a CDS encoding TolC family protein encodes MIIKNRILTLACVLVYFLDCPYQAKAQETLTLKQCVDNALQKSLQLTADGYDLEKTKAGVQQQFSTLLPTIAGEGSYQYAFQVSTSVIPADAFGGPKGTYSAVKFGVPQSKSGTITLNQNIFNPSAIIALKAAKVAVNLNQLQITSSKEDLVYNVSATYYNIQSVIKQTELSKETLVNTEKLLASIKDQLKAGLATQTDVDRLNVTRDNDMASIQSQENSKEKYYNMLKTLMNLPLSTEIAVIPFAADEADDAILQLPSLDETSKTNYQQVMANVKIAKLQEQNIKAGYLPTLSLNGAYGLYGYSTTANPFNTINNKYYPNSYFGLKLSIPIFDGFSIKYQARQKYFEMKKYEVEAQQTTQQNNKDLANAYADLKSNFITFQNQQRNLLLAQKVMKDIDAQYKSGLVKVSDFINSNSDLQTAQNNFVNALINIKQAELDVKKAQGTLLKNQN; translated from the coding sequence ATGATAATTAAAAATCGAATTTTAACCCTGGCTTGTGTACTGGTATATTTTCTGGATTGTCCGTACCAGGCAAAGGCCCAGGAAACGCTAACACTTAAACAGTGTGTGGATAACGCACTACAGAAAAGTCTTCAGTTAACAGCAGATGGCTATGATCTGGAGAAAACTAAAGCAGGAGTTCAACAGCAGTTCAGTACGTTATTGCCCACTATTGCCGGAGAAGGGTCTTATCAATATGCATTCCAGGTGTCTACCAGTGTTATTCCTGCTGATGCCTTTGGTGGTCCTAAGGGAACCTATTCGGCTGTGAAGTTCGGGGTGCCGCAAAGCAAGTCCGGAACAATTACTTTAAATCAAAATATTTTTAACCCTTCGGCTATCATAGCCTTAAAAGCTGCAAAAGTAGCCGTGAATTTAAATCAACTCCAGATCACCAGTAGTAAGGAAGATTTGGTGTACAATGTTTCGGCCACGTATTACAATATTCAGTCTGTCATCAAACAAACGGAATTGAGCAAAGAAACTTTGGTCAACACGGAAAAATTATTGGCAAGCATAAAGGATCAATTAAAGGCCGGCCTTGCGACTCAAACCGACGTAGACAGGCTTAACGTAACCAGAGATAACGATATGGCCAGTATACAGAGCCAGGAAAACAGCAAAGAGAAGTATTACAACATGCTTAAGACCCTCATGAACCTGCCATTAAGCACTGAAATTGCCGTGATCCCATTTGCAGCTGACGAGGCAGACGATGCTATTTTACAGTTACCATCACTTGACGAAACTTCAAAAACGAATTATCAGCAGGTCATGGCAAATGTTAAAATAGCCAAACTGCAAGAGCAAAATATTAAAGCAGGTTATTTGCCAACATTATCATTAAACGGCGCCTACGGTTTATATGGTTATTCAACAACTGCAAATCCTTTCAATACGATCAACAACAAATATTATCCTAATTCCTACTTCGGCTTAAAACTATCCATCCCGATTTTTGATGGTTTCAGCATTAAGTACCAGGCCAGGCAAAAATACTTTGAAATGAAAAAGTACGAAGTAGAGGCACAGCAAACGACGCAGCAAAACAATAAAGATCTGGCGAATGCCTATGCCGATCTGAAAAGCAATTTTATAACCTTTCAAAATCAGCAACGAAACCTGTTGCTGGCGCAAAAGGTGATGAAGGATATTGATGCTCAATATAAAAGCGGGTTGGTTAAAGTAAGCGATTTCATCAACAGCAACAGCGACCTTCAAACCGCTCAGAACAACTTTGTGAATGCACTTATCAATATTAAGCAGGCAGAACTCGATGTTAAAAAAGCGCAGGGTACGCTGCTAAAAAATCAAAACTAA
- a CDS encoding TetR/AcrR family transcriptional regulator translates to MKDIKLIDTEAQIKAAAKTVFLKRGLAGARMQEIAQVAGIGRTTLNYYYRSKDKLFQVIWKEAFRSIAVRTEVLRNNNYSTLEKMDAFVDGYFDHALVEPELDLFMLNEFNNNPDMMKDILMTETNDNPFHILLHGIEKAVKNGEMKGAPEQILITVISMCLFSFAGGAVIQNLLSLNNEQYMELMKERKVHLKTFLKTAFTADFF, encoded by the coding sequence TTGAAAGACATAAAACTTATAGATACTGAAGCCCAGATCAAGGCAGCCGCAAAAACTGTTTTTTTAAAAAGAGGATTAGCCGGTGCCCGGATGCAGGAAATTGCCCAGGTAGCGGGTATTGGCCGCACTACACTTAATTATTATTATCGTAGTAAAGATAAATTATTTCAGGTGATCTGGAAAGAGGCCTTCCGGAGTATAGCAGTAAGAACCGAGGTGCTTCGTAACAACAATTACTCCACACTCGAAAAAATGGACGCTTTCGTAGACGGATATTTTGATCATGCTCTAGTAGAACCGGAGTTAGATCTGTTTATGCTTAATGAGTTCAATAACAATCCGGATATGATGAAGGATATTTTGATGACTGAAACAAATGATAACCCTTTTCACATCCTTTTGCACGGCATAGAAAAGGCTGTTAAAAATGGGGAAATGAAAGGCGCGCCAGAACAAATATTAATTACGGTGATCTCTATGTGCCTTTTTTCATTTGCCGGTGGCGCGGTGATACAAAACCTCCTTTCGCTGAATAATGAACAATATATGGAATTGATGAAGGAAAGAAAAGTGCACTTAAAAACGTTTTTAAAAACTGCATTTACAGCAGATTTTTTTTAG